A portion of the Methanobrevibacter sp. TMH8 genome contains these proteins:
- a CDS encoding PRC-barrel domain-containing protein, whose amino-acid sequence MRMKDLLGMQVLDIDAKDIGKVSDVDFNEESGEINKIAVSLQKNILSHDEVLIHFENIKSIGDYVLLRINIDKDDKV is encoded by the coding sequence ATGAGAATGAAAGATTTATTAGGTATGCAGGTACTTGACATTGATGCAAAAGATATTGGAAAAGTTTCAGATGTTGATTTTAATGAAGAAAGTGGTGAAATCAACAAGATAGCTGTTTCATTACAGAAAAATATTTTATCTCATGATGAAGTTTTAATTCATTTTGAAAATATTAAAAGTATTGGTGATTATGTTTTATTAAGAATAAACATTGATAAAGATGATAAAGTTTAA